From Novipirellula galeiformis, the proteins below share one genomic window:
- a CDS encoding Gfo/Idh/MocA family protein, translating to MTPEKQTDNQSNRRSFITQSAGVAAATSVGLSATRAAAASGSNERMRIGFIGPGGRGFGAHVKTLCKLHEEGRNIDLVAVAEVYQTQRDKVADHIKKATGTDPGRYVDYRDMIEKENLDAVCIGTPDHWHHKQTVDSIAAGLNVYCEKPMTKTVEEAFSVEKAWRESGKVMQVGVQSTSLPVWNEVNELLKGGKLGKVLGFQTEYFRNSDMGQWRYYKLEADMTPKTIDWDRWLGASEGLAPEMPFDREKYKQWRRFWPFGSGMFTDLFVHRTTSMLKATGLRIPGRVVGGGGLFMEYDGRDVPDVATVVADFNEGVQGLVTATMCNQESRIDQLIRGHFGTFRFGNGEEFDGFDFVAERPQVTHQRDYKDERIATEKVGNTTYAHFVNWLDACEAGKPMMCNNPPDLGAAAIAVVNLGAESYRQGKVFFIDPETREISTTDPGWAKKWEKLSEAGADPKHIPGWTAGDFGSKLVEPEYMNLAGPWIDGKDPAKS from the coding sequence ATGACCCCTGAAAAGCAAACCGACAATCAATCCAACCGTCGCAGCTTTATCACGCAATCAGCCGGAGTCGCCGCGGCGACATCGGTGGGCTTGTCCGCCACGCGTGCCGCTGCAGCATCAGGTTCCAACGAACGGATGCGAATCGGATTCATTGGCCCTGGGGGCCGCGGCTTTGGCGCTCATGTCAAGACGCTGTGCAAACTGCACGAAGAAGGCAGGAACATCGATCTCGTTGCTGTCGCCGAAGTCTATCAGACACAACGAGACAAGGTCGCCGACCACATCAAGAAAGCGACCGGAACGGATCCCGGTCGCTATGTCGATTACCGCGACATGATCGAAAAAGAAAACCTCGACGCCGTATGTATCGGAACGCCCGATCATTGGCACCATAAGCAAACGGTTGATTCGATCGCGGCGGGACTGAATGTCTATTGCGAAAAACCGATGACCAAAACGGTCGAAGAAGCGTTTTCAGTCGAAAAGGCTTGGCGTGAAAGTGGCAAAGTGATGCAGGTCGGCGTGCAATCGACCAGCTTGCCCGTGTGGAACGAAGTCAATGAATTGCTCAAGGGCGGCAAGCTTGGCAAGGTGCTTGGATTCCAAACCGAATACTTTCGCAATAGCGACATGGGGCAATGGCGATACTACAAACTCGAAGCCGACATGACGCCCAAAACCATCGATTGGGACCGTTGGCTCGGCGCAAGCGAAGGCCTTGCACCGGAGATGCCGTTTGACCGTGAAAAGTACAAGCAATGGCGCCGTTTTTGGCCGTTTGGCAGCGGCATGTTCACCGATTTGTTTGTGCACCGCACCACTTCGATGTTGAAAGCCACCGGACTACGAATTCCTGGACGTGTCGTCGGTGGCGGTGGCCTCTTCATGGAATACGACGGCCGCGATGTTCCCGATGTGGCTACCGTGGTCGCCGATTTCAACGAAGGCGTTCAAGGCCTTGTGACCGCCACGATGTGCAACCAAGAATCACGGATTGATCAATTGATTCGCGGCCACTTTGGCACCTTCCGTTTTGGAAACGGCGAAGAATTTGATGGCTTCGATTTTGTTGCCGAGCGTCCTCAGGTCACTCACCAACGCGATTACAAAGACGAACGCATCGCCACGGAAAAAGTTGGCAATACGACGTACGCTCACTTTGTGAACTGGCTTGATGCATGTGAAGCGGGCAAGCCCATGATGTGCAACAACCCACCCGACTTGGGTGCCGCCGCGATCGCCGTGGTGAACCTCGGAGCGGAAAGCTATCGTCAAGGCAAAGTCTTCTTTATCGATCCGGAAACTCGCGAAATCAGCACCACCGACCCGGGCTGGGCTAAGAAATGGGAAAAACTTTCCGAAGCCGGTGCGGATCCCAAGCATATTCCCGGATGGACCGCGGGTGATTTTGGTAGCAAATTGGTCGAGCCCGAATACATGAATCTCGCCGGTCCATGGATCGACGGCAAGGATCCCGCGAAGTCGTAA
- a CDS encoding YbaB/EbfC family nucleoid-associated protein codes for MFKGLGNLGNIASMVGSFQKLPDKLKQLHEQMKDETVTGSSADSEVTVLMNGLGQVQSVQIRGEHSSEALEPLVLEATNVAGAAAKQLYADGISQMVSDLDMNVPGLDGILANLTGGV; via the coding sequence ATGTTCAAAGGACTTGGCAATCTCGGCAATATCGCATCGATGGTGGGATCTTTTCAAAAACTGCCCGACAAATTGAAGCAACTCCACGAGCAGATGAAGGACGAAACCGTGACCGGCAGCTCCGCCGATTCCGAAGTCACGGTTTTGATGAATGGATTGGGTCAGGTACAATCGGTACAGATCCGTGGCGAGCATTCCAGCGAAGCGCTTGAGCCATTGGTTCTCGAAGCCACCAACGTGGCCGGAGCGGCCGCGAAGCAATTGTATGCCGACGGCATCAGTCAGATGGTTTCCGACTTGGATATGAACGTTCCGGGATTGGATGGAATTTTGGCAAACTTAACCGGAGGCGTTTAA
- the rpoN gene encoding RNA polymerase factor sigma-54, giving the protein MSMGLQARQMQVQKLAPRMIQSMEILQLPTLALQERIEQEMNENPLLEQQDVDPSEPDSLDDEGPSPDTRSENEKELVVDNDHDNQDDFERLEKMVNELPSTFDDSFRRSSNRMQDDADRRHDLMANAQSRPESLNDFLLHQLAEMDIDDRVEKLAERIISTLDARDGGYLRTPLIDLLSAGHSDEDLHLAEKALGIVQSLEPAGIAARDLSECLMNQLLPTHPHYEEMKTLIRSHLIDLAENRLPQIAKKTNFSIEQIQAIREELHTLNPKPGAAFMETYVPNVTPDIILEQDDDGEYKVRLDDDRVPQLFISEYYRSRLQDPTSTAEEREFIKQKISSAQWLIDSIEQRRSTLTKVAEAIVVHQKRFLDEGPEAIEPLKMQQIADKVGVHVTTVSRAVDDKWIQTPRGILPLKRFFVGGTQTEDGDDVAWDTIRLRLQELIDKEDKSNPYSDEQLVDELKKASMTVARRTVTKYRKRMGIPSSRQRRDWSLVKK; this is encoded by the coding sequence ATGTCGATGGGTCTTCAGGCCCGGCAAATGCAGGTTCAAAAGTTGGCCCCGCGGATGATCCAATCGATGGAGATTCTGCAATTGCCCACATTGGCGCTGCAGGAACGCATCGAGCAGGAGATGAATGAAAATCCGCTGTTAGAACAACAAGACGTCGATCCCTCCGAACCGGATAGTCTTGATGACGAAGGGCCGTCGCCCGATACGCGGAGCGAAAACGAGAAGGAGTTGGTGGTCGACAACGACCACGACAACCAAGACGATTTCGAGCGTTTGGAAAAGATGGTCAATGAGTTGCCGAGCACCTTTGACGATTCGTTCCGCCGCTCATCCAACCGGATGCAGGACGACGCCGATCGCCGACACGATTTGATGGCTAACGCTCAATCGCGACCGGAGTCGTTGAATGACTTCCTGCTTCATCAACTGGCCGAGATGGACATTGATGATCGCGTCGAAAAGCTCGCCGAACGGATCATTAGCACGCTTGATGCACGCGATGGTGGATACCTGCGCACGCCGTTGATCGACTTGCTATCGGCCGGCCACAGCGACGAAGACCTGCATCTCGCCGAGAAAGCGTTGGGAATCGTTCAATCATTGGAACCGGCCGGCATCGCGGCAAGGGATCTGAGCGAGTGTCTGATGAATCAGTTGCTGCCCACGCATCCTCATTACGAAGAGATGAAGACGCTCATCCGCTCGCACTTGATCGATTTGGCAGAGAACCGATTGCCGCAAATCGCCAAGAAAACGAACTTCTCGATCGAACAGATCCAGGCGATTCGCGAAGAACTGCACACGCTCAATCCGAAACCGGGTGCAGCGTTCATGGAAACCTACGTTCCCAATGTCACGCCCGACATCATCTTAGAACAAGACGATGATGGGGAATACAAAGTTCGGCTCGATGATGACCGTGTCCCGCAATTGTTCATCAGCGAGTATTACCGCAGTCGGTTGCAAGACCCCACCAGTACTGCGGAAGAACGCGAGTTTATCAAACAGAAAATCAGTAGTGCGCAATGGTTGATCGACTCGATCGAACAGCGGCGCAGTACGTTGACGAAGGTGGCCGAAGCCATTGTCGTGCATCAAAAAAGGTTTCTCGACGAAGGTCCCGAGGCCATCGAACCGTTGAAGATGCAACAAATCGCTGACAAGGTCGGAGTGCATGTCACCACGGTCAGCCGAGCGGTTGATGACAAATGGATCCAAACGCCACGTGGCATCTTGCCGCTGAAACGATTCTTCGTCGGCGGAACCCAGACCGAGGATGGGGACGATGTCGCCTGGGACACGATTCGGTTGCGGTTGCAAGAGCTAATCGACAAGGAAGACAAGAGCAACCCTTACAGCGACGAACAACTGGTCGACGAACTCAAGAAGGCCAGCATGACGGTCGCCCGCCGCACGGTCACCAAATACCGAAAACGCATGGGCATTCCCAGCAGTCGGCAACGCCGCGATTGGTCGCTCGTTAAAAAATAG
- a CDS encoding SDR family NAD(P)-dependent oxidoreductase, with product MKSIESPFRLTGRRALVTGGTQGVGAAMAKAIAAAGGDVLILGRDEDAPAKQTLNELRELGVQAELLTADLSLAPHEYLADLMSEIDRTMPGIDLLVNNAGTFIDTSFLEMTYERYRTTIDLNVTAGYFLTQAFARRWIEANVAGRVLFTGSINGMLAEPDHSAYDTSKGAVAAMVRSLCVALAPHRIRVNSVAPGLVRTPLTDIVNQDNRLESWMRLHTPNGQVPEAEACGGAAVFLLSDAAEHVQGQTLLVDGGMSVWQQPDVPKNW from the coding sequence ATGAAATCAATTGAATCTCCTTTTCGTCTGACCGGACGCCGCGCCCTGGTGACCGGTGGCACCCAAGGCGTAGGGGCTGCGATGGCGAAGGCGATCGCAGCGGCCGGCGGTGACGTCTTGATCCTCGGGCGAGACGAAGATGCGCCCGCCAAGCAAACGCTCAATGAACTGCGTGAACTGGGGGTCCAGGCGGAATTGTTGACCGCCGATCTCTCCCTCGCGCCGCACGAATATCTCGCCGATTTGATGAGCGAGATTGACCGCACGATGCCCGGAATCGACTTGTTGGTGAACAATGCGGGCACGTTTATCGACACCTCGTTCCTGGAGATGACGTACGAGCGATACCGCACGACGATCGATCTGAATGTGACGGCTGGCTATTTTCTGACTCAAGCCTTTGCCCGGCGTTGGATCGAAGCGAATGTTGCCGGACGCGTATTGTTCACCGGCTCGATCAACGGAATGTTGGCCGAACCCGATCACAGCGCTTATGACACCAGCAAAGGAGCCGTCGCGGCGATGGTCCGCTCGCTGTGCGTTGCCTTGGCACCGCATCGCATCCGAGTCAACTCCGTCGCCCCCGGTCTGGTGCGCACCCCGCTAACGGACATCGTCAACCAAGATAATCGGCTGGAAAGTTGGATGCGATTGCACACCCCCAATGGACAAGTCCCCGAAGCAGAGGCTTGCGGGGGCGCAGCCGTCTTTTTACTCTCCGACGCCGCCGAGCATGTCCAAGGACAAACGTTGTTGGTCGATGGCGGGATGAGCGTCTGGCAACAACCCGACGTGCCCAAAAATTGGTAG
- the hemQ gene encoding hydrogen peroxide-dependent heme synthase: MPEPSTVPETGWHCGHYFYRFRRESLSGRLSQECQTQFKAALQPAAELAPERLGTYWTSGHRADFAVMIMDPDPAKVDAVHQRLIAPPLGQFIEATWSFVSLSEVSEYVPTIEEYERRLIAGGEVAGSAEVAAKVGAYERRLPMMNEQRLRPDFPDWPSACFYPMSKSRVVGANWFTEPFSARNAMMAEHAQSGMAFAGKVSQLITVGVGIDDWEWMVTLWGRNPEYLKEIVYKMRFDEASAKYGEFGPFYVGYRAGAEEILEHCQLK; encoded by the coding sequence TTGCCCGAGCCATCGACCGTTCCTGAAACCGGCTGGCATTGCGGCCATTATTTTTATCGCTTCCGTCGCGAATCGCTCTCGGGGCGTTTGAGTCAGGAGTGCCAAACTCAATTCAAGGCAGCGTTGCAGCCAGCCGCGGAGCTTGCGCCCGAGCGATTGGGGACGTATTGGACCAGCGGCCATCGAGCCGATTTTGCGGTGATGATCATGGATCCCGATCCCGCCAAGGTCGATGCCGTTCACCAGCGGCTGATCGCGCCGCCGTTGGGGCAATTCATCGAAGCCACATGGTCCTTTGTTTCGCTGAGCGAAGTCAGTGAGTACGTTCCTACGATCGAAGAGTATGAGCGACGTTTGATCGCCGGTGGCGAAGTGGCCGGTTCAGCCGAAGTCGCGGCCAAAGTTGGTGCCTATGAGCGACGTTTGCCCATGATGAACGAACAGCGGTTGCGTCCCGATTTTCCCGATTGGCCATCGGCATGTTTTTACCCGATGAGCAAAAGCCGCGTGGTCGGCGCCAACTGGTTCACCGAGCCGTTCAGCGCGAGGAATGCGATGATGGCCGAGCACGCGCAAAGCGGGATGGCGTTTGCCGGAAAGGTCAGCCAATTGATTACCGTCGGCGTCGGAATCGACGATTGGGAGTGGATGGTCACCCTATGGGGGCGAAATCCCGAGTACCTCAAAGAGATCGTCTACAAGATGCGGTTCGACGAGGCGAGCGCGAAGTATGGCGAATTCGGGCCGTTTTACGTGGGCTATCGAGCTGGTGCTGAGGAAATCCTCGAGCATTGTCAACTGAAGTAG
- a CDS encoding glycoside hydrolase family 10, whose protein sequence is MGQFFFDVPETAQDFISRSLWKDAYISGIEGVPWQSRNEFDGSRLTITRGIESSGKLYLACPIEGVGYCTLNTCSLRPLQETHLLPLELARGSCYRARIQSDAWERAGLTLSSRFLDLLSEGTERFLEAAQRRGDPAVASEFAIEAISILEQANAELGDSYAVQSIAFRKQRETQIGTLLGAAVIPPSPTDSEHEPTYCSAFNSAAVRLSWADIETDSGRFDWDAAEASIRWCASKGLRVIGGPLLDFRERLMPHWLYLLEDDFESLLQSVCHFAERTVMKLRGSVQLWNCASGLNTPGPLKLDDEQVMRLAVGILQTVRRNDPNTPAIMMFDQPFGEYLAKDRDGISPLHFADAIARSGLGMAGLGLEIRINYASGATLPRSAIDFGQMIDRWGTLGMPLLVQLAIPGDRGPDEKAVYPLETLPATASELDLSSEQLRIASPLIRTLLAKHIVHGIVWDGWSDALPHVLSHSGLIDADNKPRPLLDYLTRVRRDFLA, encoded by the coding sequence ATGGGACAGTTTTTCTTTGATGTCCCTGAGACGGCACAAGATTTTATCAGCCGTTCGCTTTGGAAAGATGCCTATATCAGCGGTATCGAAGGGGTGCCTTGGCAATCGCGAAATGAATTTGATGGCTCACGACTAACGATCACACGCGGCATCGAATCCTCTGGCAAGTTGTATTTAGCGTGTCCCATTGAGGGGGTCGGCTATTGCACGCTGAACACGTGTAGTTTGCGCCCGCTGCAGGAAACCCATTTGCTCCCTTTGGAACTGGCCCGCGGCAGTTGCTATCGAGCCCGGATTCAATCCGATGCTTGGGAACGCGCCGGGTTGACGCTCAGCAGTCGGTTCCTTGACCTGTTGAGCGAGGGAACCGAGCGTTTTCTCGAGGCGGCTCAGCGGCGGGGGGATCCCGCGGTGGCATCGGAGTTTGCGATCGAAGCGATCTCGATTCTCGAGCAAGCCAATGCCGAGCTCGGTGATAGTTATGCGGTCCAGTCGATTGCGTTTCGAAAACAACGTGAGACGCAAATCGGCACGTTGTTAGGCGCCGCGGTGATTCCGCCCAGCCCCACGGATTCGGAACATGAACCCACGTATTGTTCGGCATTCAATTCCGCTGCGGTGCGTTTGAGCTGGGCCGATATTGAAACCGATTCTGGACGATTTGATTGGGATGCCGCCGAAGCTTCGATCCGTTGGTGCGCCTCCAAAGGCTTGCGCGTGATCGGGGGACCGTTGCTGGACTTTCGCGAGCGGTTGATGCCGCATTGGTTGTACTTGCTCGAAGATGATTTTGAGTCGTTGTTGCAATCGGTGTGTCATTTCGCCGAGCGGACGGTGATGAAATTGCGAGGTTCGGTTCAGCTTTGGAATTGTGCGTCGGGACTCAATACGCCTGGCCCACTAAAACTCGACGATGAACAAGTGATGCGATTGGCGGTGGGGATTTTACAGACGGTTCGTCGCAATGATCCCAACACGCCTGCGATCATGATGTTCGATCAGCCGTTTGGCGAGTATTTGGCAAAGGATCGCGACGGTATCTCACCGCTTCACTTTGCCGATGCGATCGCTCGCAGCGGGCTGGGAATGGCCGGTTTGGGGTTGGAGATTCGAATCAATTACGCCAGCGGTGCTACGCTGCCACGATCGGCCATTGATTTTGGTCAGATGATCGATCGCTGGGGAACGCTGGGGATGCCACTGCTTGTCCAATTGGCGATCCCCGGTGACCGTGGACCCGACGAGAAAGCGGTCTATCCGCTTGAGACGCTTCCGGCGACCGCCTCGGAGCTCGATTTGAGCTCCGAGCAATTGCGAATCGCGAGTCCCTTGATCCGCACCCTGCTTGCCAAACATATCGTGCACGGCATTGTTTGGGACGGTTGGTCCGATGCGTTACCGCACGTGCTGAGCCACTCCGGTCTAATCGATGCGGATAATAAGCCTCGTCCGTTGTTGGACTATCTGACGCGTGTGCGACGTGACTTCTTAGCTTAG
- a CDS encoding phosphoribosylaminoimidazolesuccinocarboxamide synthase, with product MSNLNESTDQGLYEFDPSGALLATHLPMDRRSGKVRDVYDLGDRLMIVSSDRISAFDYILPSGIPNKGRLLTQMSRFWFSILKGRHHLKSTEIPLELSQKFDTSPLEGRTMIVEKADVVPFECVVRGYLEGSGLQEYQATGEVCGNPLPEGLRQCDALPQPIFTPATKAEQGHDENVTFARMANDIGQPLAEKLREESLRIYREASEHAASKGLIIADTKFEFGIVAGEIVLVDEVLTPDSSRFWDAATYSPGAAQPSFDKQFVREYLSNCGWDKQSDPPALPAEVIERTAAKYNEAFQRITGETLA from the coding sequence ATGAGCAACCTCAACGAATCCACCGACCAAGGCCTGTACGAGTTCGATCCCTCCGGCGCGCTGCTAGCGACCCATTTGCCGATGGACCGCCGCAGCGGCAAGGTGCGAGATGTCTACGATCTCGGCGACCGTTTGATGATCGTCAGCAGCGATCGGATTAGCGCCTTTGACTACATTTTGCCCAGCGGGATTCCCAATAAAGGGCGTTTATTGACGCAAATGAGCCGCTTTTGGTTCTCGATCCTCAAAGGCCGCCATCATTTGAAGTCGACCGAGATCCCGCTGGAATTGTCGCAAAAATTCGACACCTCGCCGCTCGAAGGCAGGACGATGATTGTCGAAAAGGCCGACGTGGTGCCGTTTGAATGCGTCGTGCGTGGCTATCTCGAAGGAAGCGGATTGCAGGAATACCAAGCGACCGGTGAAGTGTGTGGAAACCCTCTGCCGGAGGGGCTGAGACAGTGTGACGCGTTGCCACAGCCGATTTTTACTCCCGCCACAAAGGCGGAGCAGGGACACGACGAAAACGTGACCTTCGCTCGGATGGCTAACGACATCGGCCAACCGCTCGCCGAAAAACTTCGCGAGGAAAGCTTGAGGATCTACCGCGAAGCCTCTGAGCATGCTGCTTCCAAGGGATTGATCATCGCCGACACAAAATTCGAATTCGGAATCGTCGCGGGTGAGATCGTGTTAGTCGACGAAGTCTTGACCCCCGACAGCTCGCGGTTCTGGGACGCAGCGACCTATTCGCCGGGAGCGGCTCAGCCCTCCTTTGACAAGCAATTCGTTCGCGAGTATTTGTCCAACTGTGGTTGGGACAAACAATCCGATCCACCTGCGCTGCCCGCGGAAGTGATCGAGCGGACCGCGGCAAAGTACAACGAAGCGTTCCAGCGGATCACGGGCGAGACCTTGGCGTGA
- a CDS encoding DUF1571 domain-containing protein: protein MNMQRRRFVALMGSFSVTAALGTATARGEEPQLVEPIHRVANAASLTPKHLTQHPLDRALDIATNALTHCRANINDYTAILVKRERVGDTLGDYEYMYAKVRNRKMDGGQITQPLSVYLGFLKPTSVKGREVLFVENQNDGNIVAHEGGFKGKFLPTVTIPPDGMLAMRGQRYPMTEIGLENLIVKLIERGQQAKQNPGVTCEFRKNAHVKGRVCTVLHVTQPTPTPGAEFHQAQIFIDDELNLPIRYVAYDWPKRAGAPLEVIEEYTYLDLKVNVGLSDSDFDQYNSVYNFHSK from the coding sequence ATGAATATGCAACGCCGCCGCTTTGTCGCTCTTATGGGTTCCTTTTCGGTCACCGCTGCGCTTGGTACAGCCACAGCGCGCGGCGAAGAACCTCAACTCGTCGAACCCATCCATCGCGTCGCGAATGCCGCAAGCCTGACCCCAAAACACCTGACCCAACATCCGTTGGACCGCGCCCTGGACATCGCGACGAATGCCTTGACGCATTGCCGCGCGAATATCAACGACTACACCGCCATCCTGGTGAAGCGAGAGCGTGTGGGCGACACCCTTGGCGATTACGAGTACATGTATGCGAAAGTTCGTAATCGCAAGATGGACGGTGGACAAATCACTCAACCGTTGAGTGTCTACCTTGGTTTCCTCAAGCCTACCAGCGTCAAAGGACGCGAAGTTTTGTTTGTGGAGAACCAAAACGATGGCAACATCGTCGCTCACGAAGGAGGATTCAAAGGCAAGTTCCTGCCTACGGTGACGATTCCTCCAGACGGGATGCTGGCCATGCGTGGCCAGCGTTATCCGATGACCGAGATTGGGCTCGAAAACCTGATCGTCAAGTTGATCGAACGTGGCCAGCAAGCCAAACAGAACCCGGGAGTCACGTGTGAGTTCCGCAAAAACGCGCACGTGAAAGGCCGGGTTTGTACCGTATTGCATGTGACACAGCCCACGCCTACCCCCGGCGCTGAATTCCACCAGGCTCAGATTTTCATTGACGACGAACTAAATCTACCGATTCGCTATGTCGCGTACGATTGGCCGAAGCGTGCCGGAGCCCCATTGGAAGTCATCGAAGAGTACACCTATCTCGACTTGAAGGTGAACGTCGGACTGAGCGATTCGGACTTTGATCAATACAACTCCGTCTACAATTTCCACTCCAAGTAG
- a CDS encoding SMP-30/gluconolactonase/LRE family protein, whose translation MKRTVLLRLVVRTAAVTVLVALLAGGHGFAKETTSSNQTSASADAIFPVGDVELVKDGFQFTEGPAWDESGILYFSDIPNTAIHRVHADGTVDVFTLESKHTNGIVVAADGRILACQMDGQVVVYDKNDASATVLANAYEGKRFNAPNDLVIDKQGGIYFTDPLYRAPTPLPQGIQAVYYIANNGDVTRVTAGIDAPNGIGLSPDGKKLYVCPSKQAEMLVYDVLSDGKLSDGKMFCRLTQPQGKRDTGADGITLDVQGNVYITTHLGVEIFSPAGKSVGLVRFPHQPANVTFGGADRKTMYVTARGAVYRVKMPIAGLASN comes from the coding sequence ATGAAGCGAACTGTCTTGCTGCGCCTCGTGGTGCGAACCGCTGCGGTGACTGTCTTGGTTGCGTTGCTCGCCGGCGGTCATGGCTTCGCCAAAGAAACAACGTCATCGAATCAAACGTCGGCGTCGGCGGATGCGATTTTCCCGGTCGGTGATGTCGAATTGGTCAAAGATGGCTTCCAATTCACCGAAGGACCCGCCTGGGATGAGTCCGGCATTCTTTACTTTTCCGATATCCCCAACACGGCGATTCACCGAGTGCATGCCGATGGAACGGTGGACGTCTTTACCCTTGAATCCAAACACACCAACGGGATCGTGGTCGCCGCGGATGGCCGGATTTTGGCTTGCCAAATGGATGGACAGGTTGTCGTCTATGACAAAAACGACGCCTCCGCGACGGTGCTTGCCAATGCGTACGAAGGCAAACGCTTTAATGCTCCCAACGATTTGGTGATCGACAAACAAGGTGGGATTTATTTTACCGACCCACTGTACCGTGCACCCACGCCGCTGCCCCAAGGGATTCAAGCGGTTTATTACATTGCCAACAACGGGGACGTCACCCGAGTGACCGCAGGCATCGATGCGCCCAATGGCATCGGTTTGTCGCCGGACGGAAAGAAGCTCTACGTTTGTCCGAGCAAGCAAGCCGAGATGCTTGTCTACGATGTCTTGTCCGACGGCAAGCTCAGTGATGGCAAAATGTTTTGTCGGCTGACGCAGCCCCAGGGCAAACGCGACACCGGAGCCGATGGGATCACGTTGGATGTCCAAGGCAACGTGTACATCACCACCCATCTCGGCGTCGAGATTTTTTCGCCGGCGGGAAAATCGGTCGGCTTGGTGCGATTTCCGCATCAGCCAGCGAACGTCACCTTTGGCGGCGCCGATCGCAAGACGATGTACGTGACCGCGCGCGGCGCGGTCTATCGTGTCAAAATGCCGATTGCTGGATTGGCATCGAATTAG
- the recR gene encoding recombination mediator RecR — translation MSNHAGAVSELVEQLGRLPGIGRKSAERLAFHLLRVSEHEALGLADAIRRVRKDVRYCSACFNLSESELCTICADPSRDRTRLCIVEQPRDLMSLEQSSVFRGVYHVLLGRIAPLDGIGPDQLTIDPLVERVRKGKFVEVIMATNPTVEGDGTSLYISNLLSEYPVEITRLARGITAGSVLEYANREMIADALTGRQKL, via the coding sequence ATGAGCAATCACGCCGGCGCTGTTTCTGAATTGGTTGAACAACTGGGACGATTGCCTGGAATCGGACGCAAAAGCGCTGAGCGATTGGCGTTCCACCTGTTGCGCGTCAGCGAGCACGAGGCGCTCGGATTGGCCGATGCCATTCGCCGGGTCCGTAAAGATGTCCGCTATTGCTCCGCCTGTTTCAACCTCTCCGAATCCGAACTCTGTACGATTTGTGCCGACCCCAGCCGAGATCGGACCCGGCTGTGTATCGTCGAGCAACCTCGCGATCTGATGAGTCTTGAACAATCGAGCGTCTTTCGAGGGGTCTACCACGTACTGTTAGGGCGGATCGCTCCCCTTGACGGAATCGGCCCCGACCAATTGACCATCGACCCCTTGGTCGAACGGGTGCGGAAGGGAAAATTCGTCGAAGTGATCATGGCGACAAACCCCACGGTCGAGGGAGACGGAACCTCCTTGTACATCTCCAATCTGCTGAGCGAGTATCCGGTCGAGATTACCCGCTTGGCCCGGGGCATCACGGCGGGCAGTGTGCTCGAATATGCCAACCGTGAAATGATTGCCGATGCCTTGACGGGCCGGCAAAAACTCTAA